From a region of the Helianthus annuus cultivar XRQ/B chromosome 5, HanXRQr2.0-SUNRISE, whole genome shotgun sequence genome:
- the LOC110940373 gene encoding putative glycine-rich cell wall structural protein 1, which yields MGKLRALSLASMLIVSTLVMMCESRVARKDLGLDLGGIGLGVGVGVGVGIGGAGSGSGSGAGSSGSSSSSSSSSSSSSSSSGGGGGGAGSEAGSSAGSHAGSSSGGRGRGGGGGGGGGGGGGGGGGRGGGSGEGSGEGSGYGSGHGGGEGGGDRK from the coding sequence ATGGGGAAACTGAGGGCATTGAGTTTGGCTAGTATGCTAATAGTTTCAACTTTGGTCATGATGTGTGAGAGTCGAGTAGCAAGAAAGGACTTGGGTTTGGATTTGGGAGGGATTGGCTTAGGTGTGGGTGTTGGAGTTGGGGTAGGGATAGGTGGAGCAGGTTCTGGTTCAGGATCCGGAGCAGGTAGCTCCGGATCTAGCTCATCCTCTAGCTCTTCCAGCTCGAGTTCTAGCTCGAGTTCTGGTGGAGGTGGAGGAGGAGCAGGGTCAGAAGCTGGCTCGTCGGCTGGTTCTCATGCAGGATCAAGTTCAGGAGGTCGGGGAagaggtggtggcggtggtggtggtggagggggGGGAGGGGGAGGCGGTGGTGGACGTGGAGGTGGTTCAGGTGAGGGTTCAGGAGAGGGAAGCGGGTATGGATCTGGGCACGGAGGTGGTGAAGGTGGTGGAGATCGCAAATAA